In Pochonia chlamydosporia 170 chromosome 3, whole genome shotgun sequence, the following are encoded in one genomic region:
- a CDS encoding RNA polymerase I associated factor (similar to Cordyceps militaris CM01 XP_006672477.1) → MADISNKKRKRDGESSGKPKKKVVLDAPADKAAVSNVLRSRHCPPVIATTPGIEVPENIAFRSYQPQEGSRPKSSKSKQGGDKELLLHSTSHQSLDYTAREEGHRGTNQLVNHFVGIYDPKTGKLEAVEAKKMTVRVTVRARQAPASSMGENQAKQSMLERRTDLGQTFGTKKAKKVIRETVLNAIAPQRKPGDSPTKMDDAARAVLKSVGQITTNMATKEELQAAVDEAKPVPKANMDASDIHDVYDPKVIIGADVLNLVPIREWQEKVRHEEGIQTASRFVAARVNAIASNDDAVTRLRVLRYFNFVLMFYLSSKPGRQRGTRQILPRDKLRDVLSPAPEAVVESIRRKFSDAGVMRKFHIDLLMAYCCVFACIVDNFEVDTQNLRDDLRVDQKTLNQYFYEIGGRVKPVSSKAQGSPAVHMGRLVLPLVFPKQRQIAPRRK, encoded by the exons ATGGCTGATATTAGCAacaagaagcgcaagagGGATGGCGAGTCATCTGGCAAGCCAAAAAAGAAGGTTGTGCTGGATGCGCCAGCAGACAAAGCTGCCGTCTCTAATGTGCTACGATCCAGACACTGTCCACCAGTAATTG CTACGACGCCTGGAATCGAAGTCCCCGAAAACATTGCTTTCCGCTCGTACCAGCCTCAAGAAGGGTCAAGACCCAAGTCCAGCAAATCGAAACAAGGAGGCGACAAGGAGCTGCTACTGCACTCAACTTCACATCAAAGCCTAGACTACACTGCGAGAGAAGAGGGCCATAGAGGGACCAATCAACTCGTTAATCACTTTGTTGGTATTTACGATCCCAAAACCGGCAAGCTTGAGGCAgtggaggcaaagaagatgactGTCCGAGTCACGGTTCGCGCCAGGCAAGCGCCAGCCTCCTCCATGGGCGAGAACCAGGCCAAGCAG AGCATGTTGGAGCGAAGAACAGATCTGGGACAAACGTTCGGTACaaagaaagccaagaaggTTATCCGCGAAACCGtcctcaacgccattgcTCCTCAGAGAAAACCTGGCGATTCTCCTACCAAGATGGACGACGCTGCCAGGGCAGTTCTGAAATCTGTTGGCCAGATTacaaccaacatggcaacaaaagaagaaCTCCAGGCTGCcgttgacgaagccaagcCGGTCCCGAAGGCGAATATGGATGCATCGGATATTCACGATGTCTATGATCCCAAGGTCATTATCGGGGCAGACGTTCTCAACCTCGTCCCCATcagagaatggcaagaaaagGTTCGACACGAGGAGGGCATCCAAACGGCATCTCGATTCGTTGCCGCCCGAGTCAACGCCATTGCTTCCAACGACGACGCTGTCACTCGACTACGTGTACTTCGATACTTTAACTTTGTGCTCATGTTCTATCTTAGCAGCAAGCCTGGCAGACAGCGAGGCACACGACAGATTCTCCCTCGGGACAAGTTGCGCGACGTGCTGTCACCCGCGCCAGAGGCTGTGGTCGAAAGCATTCGTCGAAAATTCTCCGATGCTGGTGTCATGAGAAAGTTCCACATTGATCTTCTCATGGCGTATTGCTGTGTCTTTGCATGCATTGTCGACAACTTTGAGGTGGACACGCAAAATCTCAGAGACGACTTGAGGGTGGACCAGAAGACGCTGAACCAGTACTTCTATGAGATTGGAGGCCGTGTCAAGCCTGTTAGTAGCAAGGCTCAGGGTTCGCCAGCCGTACACATGGGGAGACTTGTGTTGCCGCTGGTGTTCCCCAAACAGAGACAGATAGCTCCGCGACGAAAGTAG
- a CDS encoding serine/threonine protein kinase (similar to Cordyceps militaris CM01 XP_006672478.1) — protein MDSGASPLASGSDTSSDFPVARLEYTCSRGGRVQKGLISVSKDDIFKVGRDPRSNDFAVQSDHESLISRNHCEFYAVVYEPGVNFVYVRDRKSFNGTYVNGNIIGKGPDISSGYLLEDGDTIEILPYWKFTFRQQSGPPRIEMNRIQLAESRLFSDKYSITERCIGQGTDANVYLAHDLVAKRQIVCKVVNLDEYQNRFDRDGCARKLQEADILRQLRHPNILPYIESISSPHSLFIFTELASGGDLMSFINRHNGVREFDARIIIRQVVRGLHYLRSKGIIHRDLKPENILLAYSPKIAYHRVMLSDFATSAVPNRSRMKTVVGTTNYQAPELFGSRSDQTPAIDMWSLGVVAAIMLTASLDIGNIIPKLNRLSQDALDQTLKQDILQPCLKLSKNGKTFVWKCLQISPETRLTALEAGCHDWLCTPEKHLLFFQQLDQRILGNWKAPTELKPMPIQLPSVLLGPLTKVQDAEAFFKAYSSLSRHYPLVQTEFSQYFRSEILDSNPNGVVGEKKLPTIAESTIMKGTPKTTTSSEDSSEETRTNSTVSSENDLPRRHNSDLGIQKRKHPEEGCHNTKRQVMRRQAKDL, from the exons ATGGACAGTGGTGCATCGCCTCTGGCTTCTGGTAGCGACACGTCATCTGACTTTCCCGTTGCTCGCCTCGAGTATACATGCTCGCGAGGTGGCCGAGTGCAAAAAG GTTTGATATCTGTCTCCAAAGACGACATCTTCAAAGTGGGAAGAGACCCTAGATCAAA TGACTTTGCCGTACAAAGCGACCACGAGAGCTTGATTTCAAGAAACCACTGCGAGTTTTATGCTGTGGTGTACGAGCCTGGCGTCAACTTTGTCTACGTCCGGGATCGGAAGTCTTTCAACGGAACGTATGTAAACGGCAACATCATAGgcaaaggaccagacatttcatCGGGGTATCTCCTTGAAGACGGCGATACGATCGAAATTCTTCCATATTGGAAATTTACATTCCGACAGCAGAGCGGACCTCCACGGATTGAAATGAACAGGATACAGCTGGCGGAGTCCAGG TTATTTTCAGACAAGTACTCAATAACGGAGCGTTGTATCGGACAAGGTACAGATGCAAATGTGTATTTGGCCCATGACTTGGTCGCAAAGCGTCAAATTGTATGTAAAGTGGTGAACCTCGACGAGTATCAAAACCGCTTCGATCGCGACGGATGCGCTAGGAAGCTTCAAGAGGCTGATATTCTTCGTCAATTGAGACAT CCGAATATCCTGCCATATATTGAATCAATCTCTTCTCCTCATTCACT CTTTATTTTCACGGAACTAGCTTCCGGAGGGGACTTGATGTCCTTCATCAACAGGCACAACGGAGTGAGAGAATTTGATGCCCGAATTATAATTAGACAGGTAGTCAGAGGGCTGCATTACCTCCGCAGCAAAGGGATCATCCACCGCGACCTCAAACCTGAAAACATTCTGCTGGCCTACTCGCCAAAAATTGCATACCATCGAGTGATGCTATCAGACTTTGCCACAAGCGCGGTGCCGAATAGGAGCAGAATGAAGACAGTCGTTGGTACTACGAACTATCAAGCGCC GGAGCTCTTTGGCAGCCGCTCTGATCAAACTCCGGCAATTGACATGTGGTCACTAGGCGTAGTTGCTGCCATAATGCTCACTGCAAGCTTGGATATAGGAAACATCATTCCGAAGCTGAACCGGCTTAGTCAAGATGCtctggaccagacattgaagcaagaCATTCTTCAACCGTGTTTGAAGCTGtccaagaatggcaagacCTTTGTGTGGAAATGTCTTCAGATATCCCCAGAGACTAGACTCACTGCTCTCGAGGCAGGATGCCACGACTGGCTCTGTACTCCCGAAAAGCACTTGCTCTTTTTCCAACAGCTCGATCAAAGGATCCTGGGCAACTGGAAAGCCCCAACCGAGCTCAAGCCAATGCCGATTCAGCTGCCAAGTGTTTTGCTTGGGCCATTGACCAAGGTTCAGGATGCAGAAGCTTTTTTCAAGGCTTATTCAAGTCTTTCCCGGCACTATCCTCTGGTACAAACAGAATTTTCACAATATTTTCGCTCTGAAATACTCGATAGTAATCCGAACGGAGTTGTGGGTGAAAAGAAGCTCCCCACAATAGCGGAGTCTACAATCATGAAAGGAACACCAAAAACCACAACCTCAAGCGAAGATAGTTCAGAGGAGACAAGAACTAACTCGACAGTATCATCCGAAAACGATCTCCCGCGGAGACACAACTCTGACTTGGGGATACAGAAACGAAAGCATCCGGAAGAAGGGTGTCACAATACGAAACGGCAAGTTATGCGCCGCCAAGCAAAAGATCTCTGA